One genomic window of Sebastes umbrosus isolate fSebUmb1 chromosome 15, fSebUmb1.pri, whole genome shotgun sequence includes the following:
- the LOC119503511 gene encoding uncharacterized protein LOC119503511, whose amino-acid sequence MSFMKYSSDEAIIKQKMKMTFEYRRNMVLDDEKSSDVLTEFPRFKDVKGLIEQDFILQFGEDVAAKFLERWPTTFKQKVIQQSKALPTTSDLEELIYCAEAPSSEKELDDANVDSGWDSDLSSIILLLHLIPPSAQGRKRPGKVSATQAEKHLVVFKKSGTSIQEHVDAINSTTQPYLLAVGMKRSTIHEFFIVLDKQVIPCKSTSSLGAFDELFKVHFVFGTMYNQILHNMYTFLQTTVYNIDIGKVHESPRVAETHFVSTNMLVRHMRLIHGFCPGKSLRLKCTQAGCCHVFCTFSGFRKHLNTKHAREIEHEVETDDIVDSDVVADNAQSQDFEEAASSSQVLPVSNVNIRDMCASAIAHLQVAGVGQSTLNSFVSNMEEVVLEVQSQAKDAALKCFSSQDTSTKAKIEQSFEQLENPFTSLNSESKRNSYFEQKWKTVEPVEKVLGVRFENRRNRCTGTYDQIVVTDKFTYVPILETLQSVLRNPNLSDMFTSSHTSKDGVYFDLKDGLYMKRHPLFSNENFALQIQLFYDDFETANPLGSKKGIHKLGAIYFTLRNFPPKFNSSLVNIHLCALFHAQDIKTYGFDTILQPIVSDLKLLETDGIKVPTFKTPVHGSIVQVTGDNLGIHGLFGFVESFSARNCCCFCVIEKGDFQTVFCEDEESVILRTKNMHAEHCHTMQTNPQLPHVYGVKRSCLLNSLQYFNTADNYSVDIMHDILEGVAQFELKPVLQYVQENFLTAKELAGRIESYNYGYTERRNRPPAVKLFDGSNDLGLNVIQSWCLLRGNLGSRMRWP is encoded by the exons ATGTCCTTCATGAAATATTCTTCTGATGAGGCCATTATCAAGCAGAAGATGAAGATGACGTTTGAATATCGTCGTAATATGGTTCTCGACGATGAGAAATCCTCGGACGTCTTGACTGAATTTCCGCGCTTCAAAGATGTCAAAGGCCTG ATTGAGCAAGATTTCATCCTGCAGTTTGGAGAAGATGTAGCTGCCAAGTTTTTGGAGAG GTGGCCTACTACATTTAAACAAAAGGTCATCCAGCAGAGCAAGGCTCTCCCTACCACAAGTGACCTTGAAGAACTGATTTATTGTGCAGAAGCTCCATCAAGTGAAAAGGAATTGGATGATGCCAATGTTGACTCTG GATGGGACAGTGATCTATCTTCcattatcctcctcctccacctgatTCCTCCTTCAGCCCAAGGCCGGAAAAGACCAGGCAAGGTGTCCGCAACCCAGGCTGAGAAGCATCTTGTTGTGTTCAAGAAG AGTGGCACAAGCATCCAGGAACATGTTGATGCCATCAACAGCACCACTCAACCCTATCTTCTTGCCGTTGGGATGAAGAGGAGCACCATCCATGAGTTTTTCATCGTTCTGGACAAGCAGGTCATACCATGCAAGTCAACCAGTTCTCTTGGAGCTTTCGATGAACTCTTTAAGGTTCACTTTGTATTTGGTACCATGTACAATCAGATACTCCACAACATGTACACCTTCCTACAGACCACTGTGTACAACATAGACATCGGAAAAGTCCATGAGAGTCCACGTGTTGCAGAG ACTCATTTTGTGAGTACCAACATGCTTGTGAGGCATATGCGATTGATTCATGGTTTCTGTCCTGGTAAATCACTTCGCCTGAAATGTACTCAGGCAGGATGTTGCCATGTTTTTTGTACCTTTTCGGGCTTCAGgaaacatttaaacacaaaacatgccagGGAAATTGAGCATGAAGTCGAAACTGATGATATTGTAGACAGTGATGTTGTTGCAGATAATGCTCAGTCACAAGATTTTGAAGAAGCAGCCAGTAGCTCTCAAGTTCTGCCAGTATCCAACGTGAATATTCGTGATATGTGTGCATCTGCTATTGCACACCTTCAGGTTGCTG GTGTAGGCCAGTCTACTTTAAATAGTTTTGTATCAAATATGGAAGAAGTAGTACTGGAAGTACAGAGTCAAGCTAAAGATGCCGCTTTGAAATGCTTTTCGTCTCAGGATACTAGTACAAAAGCAAAAATTGAACAGAGTTTTGAACAACTTGAAAACCCTTTTACTTCACTGAATTCCGAATCAAAACGAAACTCGTATTTTGAACAGAAATGGAAAACTGTTGAACCTGTCGAAAAAGTACTTGGTGTCAGATTTGAAAACAGAAGAAACAGATGTACTGGAACTTACGATCAGATAGTTGTAACTGACAAATTTACCTATGTTCCAATTCTTGAAACATTGCAGTCTGTTCTCAGAAATCCAAACCTCAGTGATATGTTTACTTCTAGCCACACGTCCAAGGACGGTGTATATTTCGATTTAAAAGATGGGTTGTATATGAAGAGACATCCTCTTTTTTCTAATGAAAATTTTGCATTGCAAATTCAATTATTTTATGATGACTTTGAGACAGCTAACCCATTGGGATCCAAAAAAGGTATACATAAATTGGGGGCAATCTATTTTACATTGAGAAATTTTCCACCAAAGTTTAATTCGTCTTTAGTCAATATACATCTGTGTGCACTTTTTCATGCTCAGGACATTAAAACCTATGGGTTTGACACCATACTTCAGCCAATCGTTAGTGACCTAAAATTGCTTGAAACTGATGGGATTAAAGTTCCCACGTTCAAAACTCCTGTTCATGGTAGCATTGTGCAAGTCACCGGGGATAATCTTGGTATACATGGACTCTTTGGGTTTGTAGAATCGTTCAGTGCTCGGaattgctgttgtttttgtgtcataGAGAAAGGTGATTTTCAAACTGTGTTTTGTGAAGATGAAGAAAGTGTGATATTACgaacaaaaaacatgcatgcaGAACATTGCCATACTATGCAAACAAATCCACAATTACCTCATGTTTATGGTGTCAAGCGTTCGTGTTTATTGAACTCTCTGCAATATTTCAACACAGCTgataattattctgttgatATCATGCACGATATTTTAGAAGGAGTAGCACAGTTTGAGCTAAAACCTGTATTGCAGTATGTGCAGGAGAACTTCTTAACTGCTAAAGAACTGGCTGGTAGAATAGAGTCATATAACTATGGCTACACTGAGAGGAGAAATCGTCCCCCTGCAGTTAAGTTATTTGATGGGAGTAACGATTTGGGCCTCAACGTCATACAATCCTGGTGTTTGTTGC GGGGTAATCTAGGTAGCAGGATGCGATGGCCTTAA